Proteins from a genomic interval of Poecile atricapillus isolate bPoeAtr1 chromosome 1, bPoeAtr1.hap1, whole genome shotgun sequence:
- the GPM6B gene encoding neuronal membrane glycoprotein M6-b isoform X6 — protein MKPAMETAAEENAEQSQEKKGCFECCIKCLGGVPYASLVATILCFSGVALFCGCGHVALTGTVSILEQHFSTTASDHALLSEVIQLMQYVIYGIASFFFLYGIILLAEGFYTTSAVKELHGEFKTTACGRCISGMFVFLTYVLGVAWLGVFGFSAVPVFMFYNIWSTCEVIKSFQTNVTVPGDQICVDIRQYGIIPWNAVPGKACGPILENICNTNEFYMSYHLFIVACAGAGATVIALLIYMMATTYNYAVLKFKSREDCCTKF, from the exons GTTGCTTTGAATGTTGCATTAAGTGCCTAGGAGGAGTGCCATATGCTTCGCTCGTGGCAACCATTCTCTGCTTCTCGGGGGTAGCGTTGTTTTGTGGCTGTGGCCACGTGGCGCTCACGGGAACCGTGTCTATCCTCGAGCAGCACTTCTCCACGACTGCCAGTGACCATGCTTTGCTGAGTGAAGT aaTACAGCTAATGCAGTATGTAATTTATGGCATTGcatcatttttcttcttatatGGAATAATCCTTTTGGCGGAAGGTTTTTATACAACAAGTGCTGTGAAGGAGCTGCATGGAGAGTTCAAAACAACAGCCTGTGGCCGCTGCATCAGTGGAATG TTTGTTTTCCTCACCTATGTCCTTGGAGTGGCCTGGCTCGGGGTCTTCGGCTTCTCTGCTGTGCCTGTCTTTATGTTCTATAACATATGGTCAACTTGTGAAGTCATCAAATCTTTTCAGACAAATGTGACAGTTCCAGGGGACCAGATCTGCGTGGACATCAGGCAATACG GTATTATCCCTTGGAATGCTGTACCTGGCAAAGCCTGTGGGCCAATTTTAGAGAACATCTGCAACACAAATGAG ttCTACATGTCTTACCACCTGTTCATtgtggcttgtgctggagctggtgcCACTGTCATAGCATTG CTGATCTACATGATGGCTACTACATATAACTATGCTGTTTTGAAGTTTAAGAGTCGGGAAGATTGCTGCACTAAATTCTAA